GCAGCACGTCGAGATGGACGATGATTTCTCCAGGAAGCCCGGGGGGCAGGTCGGGGTCGGCGGTCACAGGATCAGCTCCAGCTCCTCATGCCGCTTGCGCCCCTCGGCGAGGATGAAGGCGATCACGAAGAACAGCAACGCCGCGCCGATGGCTTCCAGATTGCCGGAACCGAGCGAAATCTCCAGCGCGTTCGGGACGTGTGGATTGCTGACGGTGAGATAGACGCCGGTCAGGGTATGTTCGAGCGGCTGCCACAGCGCTCCCACCAGGCTTGCCAGGGCGAACTGGCGAAAACCGATCACGGCATCGGCGGAAAAATACCGGCCCTGCATGGCTTGCCGGAACAGGGTCCGCAAATTCAACAGGCCATAAACCGTGATGGCGATGCCGATCGTCGACAGGCCGGCAGCGCCCAGCCGCACAGGCCAGACATACCAGCCCAGATCGCCGCCCCCGAAACCGCCGCCCGGTGCCGGTTGAGCGGCAATTCCCGAGATATCGGGAAACAGCCACATGCCCCAGACAATGATCGGCAGCAGGCCGGCCAATAGCGTCACCGCCCACATCATGAACTGGCTCAACCCTCTGATGTGGCGGTCGGACCGGGTGAGATCGGGACTGGTTTCAGACACCATTTCAGTTCCTGAATTAAAGTTTAACTTGAATTTATAGCGATCTTAGTTGAAGGGTTGCCCATCGGCAATCGGAAGCCCCACCGTGATCAACCCAACCCCCAGCCGTCGCGGTATATGTCTGGCCACCCTCGCAATGATCCCGATCCTCACGCCGGGATCCGCTTGGGCAGCTGCTTCCGATTGCCGACCCGGCCTGCGCTATGACGGCCCGCCCCTGATGAGCCCGCCAGCCGGGCTGGATCAGTTGCCACGCCCGTCGCGATCACTCGCAACCGCGACCGACCCCGGTTTCATCGCCGTTTTGGAAGGCGCGGCCGACAGGATTGCGGCCCACGCGCCGGCCCTGTCCCTCGCCATCGCGCATCCGGAATTGGGACTGTGGCAAAGCGTCCGTGGCACATCGCCCGGCAACCGCTTTGCAGCGGCTTCGATCGGCAAGTCGATGACGGCGGTTGTCATTTTCCAGCTGGCTGACGAAGGCCGGTTGCAGGCGAGTGATACCCTTGATCGCTGGTTTCCCGACCTGCCGTCGTCAGGCCTGGTCACACTCGATCAGCTGCTCACCCATACCTCGGGGTATTTCCTGCCCGCCACGGCGCCCCTCGGCGGCCCTTACACACCGCCCGAACGTGATTTCGAACGCCTGCGAGACACTGGCCCGGTCTTTTGCCCGGGCACCAACTGGGCCTATTCCAATGTCGGATATCAATTGCTGGGACGGGTCATCGAAGCGGTTGACGGACGCCGCTATGGGGACAGCCTGCAGGCCCGGATCCTGGAACCGCTCGGACTGGATGCCACCCATGTCCTGCAAGCGGGCACGCCCGATCCGTTGATGGTGACCGGCCATACAGGCGGCGAGCCGGTCGGCCCGGTAGATTACGCGACACCCTTTGCCGCCGGACCGGTCAGCAGCACGGCCGGCGATCTGGTGCGCTACTGGTCCGCCCTCCTGGCCGCCCGGATCACCTCCACGGCCGCACTCACACGCATGACCCAAGCGCTTTACCCGATGTTCGGACAAGCCAATGCCGCCTATGGCCGCGGCCTGCAGGTCTCGCAGGTCGAAGGGCCGGGCCTGCTGGTCCACCACTCAGGCGGCGTCACCGGATTTACCGCCGGTGTCGCCTGGCTGGCCGAGGATGATCTGATCATCGCCGCCATGACCAATGACCGCGACGTCCCGGCAGAAGCTGCGATCTGGTCGCTGACCCGGGCCCTGCGCGACGCCTGAACCGCTCGCGAAGCCATCAATTATGAGCCGGAATAAGTACGTCATTTCAGACCGTTGCCGGGAATGCACCGATTCACACAGTTTACCTCTCGCCATGACGCCGATTCCGCGATAGGTACCCGCTTCAGCACTAAAACTGATCGCTCGCACGGCACTCCGTACCCGGAAGGCCGCGACGAGCGCGCGCGCATGACAGACACGCCGCGACAAGCACGAGACGGGAAAAGAAGGCCACGCCCATGCCCAAACGCAATGACATCCAGTCCATCCTGATCATCGGCGCCGGTCCCATCGTCATCGGACAGGCCTGCGAATTCGATTACTCAGGAGTTCAGGCGGTCAAGGCGCTGAAGGCCGAGGGCTACCGGGTCATCCTGGTCAATTCCAACCCGGCCACCATCATGACCGATCCGGAACTGGCCGACGCGACCTATATCGAGCCGATCACGCCGGACATGGTCGCCAAGGTGATCGAGAAGGAACGCCCGGACGCCCTGCTGCCGACCATGGGTGGCCAGACGGCACTGAACTGCGCGCTCGAACTCGACAAGCGCGGTGTGCTGGACCTGTTCGGGGTCGAGATGATCGGCGCCAAGGCCGATGTCATCGACAAGGCGGAAAACCGCGAACGCTTCCGCGACGCCATGGACAAGATCGGCCTGGAAAGCCCGCGCTCGCGCACGGTTCACTCCATGGCCGAAGCCGAAGCGGTGATGAGCGAGATCGGCCTGCCGGCCATCATCCGCCCATCCTTCACGCTCGGCGGCACCGGTGGCGGCATCGCCTATAATGTCGAGGAATACCGTCATATCTGCGGCACCGGGCTCGACGCTTCG
The window above is part of the Maricaulis maris MCS10 genome. Proteins encoded here:
- a CDS encoding DUF2975 domain-containing protein, which codes for MVSETSPDLTRSDRHIRGLSQFMMWAVTLLAGLLPIIVWGMWLFPDISGIAAQPAPGGGFGGGDLGWYVWPVRLGAAGLSTIGIAITVYGLLNLRTLFRQAMQGRYFSADAVIGFRQFALASLVGALWQPLEHTLTGVYLTVSNPHVPNALEISLGSGNLEAIGAALLFFVIAFILAEGRKRHEELELIL
- a CDS encoding serine hydrolase domain-containing protein, with protein sequence MIPILTPGSAWAAASDCRPGLRYDGPPLMSPPAGLDQLPRPSRSLATATDPGFIAVLEGAADRIAAHAPALSLAIAHPELGLWQSVRGTSPGNRFAAASIGKSMTAVVIFQLADEGRLQASDTLDRWFPDLPSSGLVTLDQLLTHTSGYFLPATAPLGGPYTPPERDFERLRDTGPVFCPGTNWAYSNVGYQLLGRVIEAVDGRRYGDSLQARILEPLGLDATHVLQAGTPDPLMVTGHTGGEPVGPVDYATPFAAGPVSSTAGDLVRYWSALLAARITSTAALTRMTQALYPMFGQANAAYGRGLQVSQVEGPGLLVHHSGGVTGFTAGVAWLAEDDLIIAAMTNDRDVPAEAAIWSLTRALRDA